GTTGGCCATGATGGTCTTCCCGAGCGCCGTCGTCTGGAGGGGGACGCGCATCCCCGCGTGCGTATCTAGCTGAACGGCGTCCGGACCGCGGGAGCGGTAGAGGAACACGCCCATGCCGTGCTCTTCTATCATCAGATTCGCGTGCTCGCCGGAGATCTGCGCGAGTTGGTTTATCTCCGGACGCGCTATCTTGAACACCTTCTTCCGGGAGCGCGCCTGGTCGCCCAACTGGAGGAAGCGCGTGCTCACGTGGTAGGTGTCCCCCTCCTTGATGAGGTACTCCTCCTGTTCGAGCGTGCGGAGGTGGTCGTGCACGGTGCTCGTCGGCTTGTCGAGCCGCTGTGCGACCTCCGAGACGCCCGCCCCGTCGAGCTCCCGCAGGAGTTCGATGAGCTCGAAGGAGACTTTGACCGCCTTGATTGGTGCCGTGCCTGCCGTGGTCTCTATCACGATTGTTTCGATAAATCGTTCCGTCATCGTCGGACAAGTAGGAGAGACGGAACCAGAATATTAATCGGGGAGGTACTCGAAATCGAAATAAGCATGACAGATTCCGGCGGACGCGTGGAAGAGCTGGTCGACGCGCTCACGCGCGAGGAGAAGGTGAGCTTAGTTCACGGCGCCGTGGACCCAGAACGAACCGCGACGGGATACCTACCGGGCGTCGAACGGCTCGACATCCCCGAACTGAAACTGGCCGACGGACCCCTCGGCGTTCGCGTTCCCGGCCAGACCGCGACGGCCTTTCCGGCCTCCATCGCCCTCGCGGCGACGTTCGATTCCGAACTCGCCGGACGCCAGGGCGTCGCGATGGGCCGCGAGGCGAAGGCGCGGGGGCAGGATTCGATACTCGGACCCGGTCTGAACCTGGTTCGCGTTCCCCACTGCGGGAGGAACTTCGAGTACTACTCGGAGGACCCCGTGCTGACCGCCGACTTCGCCGCGGCCGCGGTGGAGGGCATCCAGTCCGAGGACGTCATCGCGACGCCGAAGCACTACGTCGCCAACAATCAGGAGACGAAGCGACTGCGCGTCAGCGCCGAGATGAGCGAGCGGACGCTTCGGGAACTCTACCTCCCCGGCTTCCGGGCGGCCGTCGAGGCGGGCGCGGGGTCGGTGATGACGTCGTACAACCGCGTCAACGGGACGCACATGAGCGACCACCGACGCCTGCTCACGGACGTGCTGAAAGACGAGTGGGGCTTCGACGGCTACGTCGTCTCCGATTGGTTCGGGACGAACAGCGTCGCCGGGTCGGCGAACGCCGGTCTCGACCTAGAGATGCCGGGTATCACCTTCGAGGAGTTGAAGGACGCCTTCCAGATGGACTCCGACACCGACCTGTTCGAGGACGCCGACGGCGAGGCGCTTCCGGGCCCCGACGCGAAGGCGGGACTGTTCGCCGCTTCGTTGGCAGAGGCCGTCGAGTCGGGCGAGGTGCCGGAGTCACGGCTCGACGACATGGTGACGCGCGTCCTCCGACAGATGGAGCGCGTCGGCCTGCTTGACGGTGAACGCGACGATGGCGCCGTCGACACGCCCGAGCACCGGGAACTCGCCGAGACCATCGCTGCGCGGGCGACCGTCCTCTTGGAGAACGATGGCGTCCTCCCCCTCGACGCCGACGCGGACGTGGCGGTTCTGGGCCCCGGCGCCGAGGACGCGATGCTCGGCGGCGGCGGGTCCTCGGAGGTCGAGTCGGCGCACGAGACGCCGACGCTGGACGGAATCCGAGCGCGCTCCGAAGGGATCGTGGAGTACGCGCAGGGCGTCGCGAAGATTCGGACGCCGTCGTTCTTCGACCGCGAGTCGGAAGAGGAAGCGGAGACCGGCGACGACGAACTGAGCCTCGACGAGGCCGTCGAACGCGCCGCCGCGGCGGACGTCGCCGTCGTCGTCGTCCGGGACGCGAACTCGGAGGCCGAGGACCGCGAGAATCTCCGACTGCCCGGCGAGCAGGACGAACTGGTCGAAGCGGTCGCCGAGGCGAACGACCGGACGGTCGTCCTCGTGCAGTCCGGCGGCCCCGTCGAAACGCCGTGGCGCGAGGACGTCGCCGCCGTCGCGGTGACGTGGTACCCCGGACAGGCCGACGGCGACGCCGTCGCCTCGGTGCTGTACGGCGACGCCGACGCCGCAGGTCGCCTGCCGGTCACGTTCGCGCCGGAGGGGTCGTACCCGGCGAACACCGAAGAGCGGTTCCCGGGCGTCGACTACGAAGCAGAGTACGACGAGGGCGTGTTCGTCGGCTACCGCCACTTCGACGCCGCCGAGGAGGAACCGACGTACCCGTTCGGCCACGGCCTCTCCTACGCCGAGTTCGCGTACGGCAGCGCCGAGATGGCCGACGAATCGACGGTCGACGTCGAGGTGGAGAACACCTCGAACCGCGACGGCCGCGAAGTCGTGCAGGCGTACATCTCGGCGCCGGCCGTCGACGGCGTCGAGCGACCGACGCGCGAACTCGCGGGCTACGCCTCCGTAGAACTCTCCGCGGGTGAAACGGCAATAGTGAGCGTCTCGCTGGGCGAACTGGCATTCCAGCGGTACGACGAAGACGACGGGTGGACGACCGACGAGGGCGAGTACGCCGTCGAAGTCGGACGGTCGTCGCGGGACATACAGGCGGAGACGAGCGTTTCGCGGTAGTAGGACCGCGTC
The genomic region above belongs to Halogeometricum sp. S3BR5-2 and contains:
- a CDS encoding beta-glucosidase is translated as MTDSGGRVEELVDALTREEKVSLVHGAVDPERTATGYLPGVERLDIPELKLADGPLGVRVPGQTATAFPASIALAATFDSELAGRQGVAMGREAKARGQDSILGPGLNLVRVPHCGRNFEYYSEDPVLTADFAAAAVEGIQSEDVIATPKHYVANNQETKRLRVSAEMSERTLRELYLPGFRAAVEAGAGSVMTSYNRVNGTHMSDHRRLLTDVLKDEWGFDGYVVSDWFGTNSVAGSANAGLDLEMPGITFEELKDAFQMDSDTDLFEDADGEALPGPDAKAGLFAASLAEAVESGEVPESRLDDMVTRVLRQMERVGLLDGERDDGAVDTPEHRELAETIAARATVLLENDGVLPLDADADVAVLGPGAEDAMLGGGGSSEVESAHETPTLDGIRARSEGIVEYAQGVAKIRTPSFFDRESEEEAETGDDELSLDEAVERAAAADVAVVVVRDANSEAEDRENLRLPGEQDELVEAVAEANDRTVVLVQSGGPVETPWREDVAAVAVTWYPGQADGDAVASVLYGDADAAGRLPVTFAPEGSYPANTEERFPGVDYEAEYDEGVFVGYRHFDAAEEEPTYPFGHGLSYAEFAYGSAEMADESTVDVEVENTSNRDGREVVQAYISAPAVDGVERPTRELAGYASVELSAGETAIVSVSLGELAFQRYDEDDGWTTDEGEYAVEVGRSSRDIQAETSVSR
- a CDS encoding IclR family transcriptional regulator encodes the protein MTERFIETIVIETTAGTAPIKAVKVSFELIELLRELDGAGVSEVAQRLDKPTSTVHDHLRTLEQEEYLIKEGDTYHVSTRFLQLGDQARSRKKVFKIARPEINQLAQISGEHANLMIEEHGMGVFLYRSRGPDAVQLDTHAGMRVPLQTTALGKTIMANRPREEVEAILDRHGLPQVTDSTITDRDELFDVLEEVRARGYAYDDEERVKGMRCVAAPITDEDGYAIAAVSVSGPKSRMREERFTEEVPEQILRSANVVEVNLTYS